One stretch of Argiope bruennichi chromosome 3, qqArgBrue1.1, whole genome shotgun sequence DNA includes these proteins:
- the LOC129962967 gene encoding uncharacterized protein LOC129962967: MGPKNFQQRTEIKKTKQIYFDHFFVIKRLSDTKETFHTVSPFLVEKAIVSVIGEVPSIRKLRSGDLLVEVGTQKQSHQILKMKALATIPIEVRTHSSLNSSKGVITCGELYHSTIEEITEDLKSEGVTHVRRIFIRRDGQLLPTKHLVLTFQSPTLPEKVKVGYMKLAVRPFIPNPLRCYQCQRFGHSKISCRGTPTCARCAEKGHDSQQCTAQEKCVNCSGDHTSFSRSCPRWQLEKDIIALKTKEQISYVEAKRKILAQTPKPGLSYATAAKVPVPGNFCTNCSCMNCSKFTTKTKIVEKTSESETEPSSNSVPDTDKPTKRKTSSKSQRSLKLKLSK, translated from the coding sequence ATGGGGCCTAAAAACTTTCAGCAACGAACGGAAAtcaaaaaaactaaacaaatctattttgatcatttttttgtCATCAAGCGTTTATCAGACACAAAGGAAACATTTCACACAGTTTCGCCATTCCTTGTCGAGAAAGCTATTGTGAGCGTAATTGGAGAAGTACCATCCATCCGTAAACTTCGTTCTGGTGACCTACTTGTGGAAGTTGGTACTCAAAAACAAtcccatcaaattttaaaaatgaaagctttgGCTACAATTCCTATTGAAGTGAGAACTCATTCTTCCCTTAATTCCTCAAAGGGTGTTATAACCTGTGGGGAGTTGTATCATTCTACGATTGAAGAAATTACGGAAGACCTGAAATCTGAGGGAGTAACTCATGTGCGTCGTATCTTTATCAGACGAGATGGACAACTCCTCCCCACAAAACACCTTGTTCTCACTTTCCAATCTCCAACTTTGCCAGAAAAGGTTAAAGTAGGCTACATGAAATTGGCTGTGCGACCCTTTATTCCTAATCCTCTGCGATGTTATCAGTGCCAACGATTTGGACATTCTAAAATTTCCTGCCGCGGGACACccacttgcgcccgttgtgcagagaaaGGACACGACAGCCAGCAGTGTACGGCTCAAGAAAAATGTGTTAACTGCAGCGGCGATCACACATCCTTTTCTAGATCTTGTCCGCGTTGGCAGTTGGAGAAAGATATCATTGCATTGAAGACTAAGGAACAAATATCCTATGTAGAGGCAAAAAGAAAGATTCTCGCTCAAACTCCTAAGCCAGGTCTAAGTTATGCTACAGCTGCAAAAGTTCCAGTTCCGGGAAATTTCTGTACAAACTGCTCCTGCATGAATTGTAGTAAATTTACCaccaaaacaaaaattgttgaaaaaacatCAGAGTCAGAAACTGAACCATCCTCAAATAGTGTTCCAGACACAGATAAACCCACAAAACGGAAAACATCATCCAAATCGCAGAGATCACTTAAACTGAAACTTTCGAAATGA
- the LOC129962966 gene encoding uncharacterized protein LOC129962966: MRSGDLLVEVNSRKQAQQIQKLKALGNIPITVSPHQSLNTSKGVITCGELLNVHIDIIKSEMKPQGVIDVRRITIRRNGQLLETKHHILTFQTPKLPEFVYAGYIRRPVRPYIPNPLRCFQCQRFGHSKVNCRGSLTCARCAEKGHDSQECSTQEKCVNCKGDHPSFSRSCPSWQLEKQVITIKIKEDLSYPEARRRVQAQTPTPGKSYASVVQNTFCANCSCNNCVKFHTDSKPPENIRNSDSEHSSNSTLDRPKKPQKKSKKKLQNSLTLKLAKRGISKQELPLKLKKSASKNSVALGLATQGIVHKDLSSIFGGMPKSPDRLSLHPSDEDEDEDIAHEL; this comes from the coding sequence ATGCGCTCTGGTGACTTGCTTGTTGAGGTGAATTCTCGTAAGCAAGCCCagcagattcaaaaattaaaagcactgGGAAATATACCAATAACTGTAAGTCCTCACCAGTCGTTGAATACCTCTAAAGGTGTCATTACCTGCGGGGAACTCTTAAATGTCCAcatagatataataaaatcagaaatgaaaccGCAAGGAGTTATAGATGTCCGCCGTATCACTATACGGCGTAATGGACAACTCCTTGAAACAAAACATCACATCTTAACGTTTCAGACACCCAAACTACCAGAATTTGTTTACGCAGGTTATATACGACGCCCAGTAAGGCCGTACATTCCGAACCCACTTAGATGCTTTCAGTGCCAGCGATTTGGCCATTCTAAAGTTAATTGCCGCGGGTCCTTAACATGTGCCCGCTGTGCAgaaaaagggcatgatagccaggAATGTTCCACACAGGAAAAGTGTGTGAACTGTAAAGGCGATCACCCTTCCTTTTCTCGATCATGCCCTAGCTGGCAGCTTGAAAAAcaagtaataacaataaaaatcaaagaagatCTTTCATATCCCGAAGCCAGGCGTAGAGTTCAAGCACAAACTCCTACTCCTGGTAAAAGTTACGCTTCTGTTGTTCAGAACACCTTTTGCGCAAACTGTTCGTGtaataattgtgtaaaatttcaCACTGATTCAAAACCACCTGAAAATATTAGGAATTCTGATTCTGAACATTCTAGCAATAGTACACTTGACAGACCCAAGAAACCACAAAAGAAAtcgaagaaaaaattgcaaaactcgcTGACGTTAAAGTTAGCAAAACGCGGTATTTCGAAACAGGAACtgcctttaaaattgaaaaagtcggCTTCTAAAAATTCCGTCGCTTTAGGACTTGCGACGCAGGGTATAGTCCATAAGGACTTGTCGTCCATATTTGGTGGCATGCCCAAAAGTCCAGATCGCCTTTCTCTCCATCCATCAGATGAGGATGAGGATGAGGACATTGCACATGAGTTGTGA